The DNA window AAATACATTGGAAAATCATGGCAGATTAAAGTTATCTAATGAAAGCTGTGCTCTGTTCTGATGACCCCTTTTGGGTCCAGTAATATTGGACTGGTTACTTACCAGTTTACTTTTTTAGACCAAACTGTTTACTTTTCAAATAAGTAGAAATAAACCATTAAGAAGGCTAATtacagtttgaaatgtttaaaaagactcAGGATGGAAAGCTGTTGTTCTTTTAACAACAAAGCTGCCATACTTCAGTTCATATATCTTtaatcctttttgttttcactgtagGTGAATATGTTCACAAACCAGGGGACGGTGATCCACTTCAATAACCCAAAGGTTCAGGCCTCCTTGGCTGCCAACACGTTTACGATCACAGGGCATGCTGAGAATAAACAGCTCACAGAGATGCTTCCGGGAATCCTCAACCAGATGGGAGCTGATAGTCTGACCAGCCTCAGGAGACTAGCAGAGACCCTGCCCAAACCAGGTACGCGCCACAAACTCATCCAGCCCGTTTTCTCCATCACTCGTGTTGTGTGGTGTCTAATAATAAAACTCCCTAATTTTCATCATAGCTGGAGACAACAAAGCTCCCATAGTTGTTGCTGAAGAGGAAGATGACGAAGTTCCTGGTAAGCAAGAAAATTTGCATCCCATTTACTTATAAATACAGTGCATCTTGCTGAATTGTTGCACACTAAAGGCCCTTAAAATTAGTTagatttttaacaataaaatgagTGAGTGTACTCTGGACTGGTTCACATCTAtgctttaaatacttttatttttgtttgcctgAATTGATGTTTGCAAAAGTCTAAGACAAACTTTTATCACTAACATAAACTATGAAAGAATTCAAAATTCACTTATACTGTAATTGTACtaattcttatttatttctaatccgtttgtataattttaaacataatttccagtaacactttgttttcatttgctgcttATTCttacttcctttttctttttgcattttcagatCTCGTGGAAAACTTTGATGAAGCTTCAAAGAACGAAGCAAATTAACCAACGTGACGACATCTGAGTGTTTCTTGAGTCACTATAGTATTTAAGTCATGTATCTGTGGCTACAAACATAACCGGCTTTAAATTCAACAATTGGGTTGGAACaagaaaactgactttttaCAGAAAGTGTTATTATACAGTTAAAGCAAACAGAATTTATTAGATCCTGCACAAGCTTCTCTTTCTCATGCTGCCTTCTTCACATTGCAGTACCCATGCATCAAAAATGTATTGGTGGAATTAATTGTGAAATAAAGATAACATTTTAACTTCTTTTATATATGCAACAGaacagctttgtttgttttgttttttcacaaaataaaatcattgcaACTGTTAATCATACTCAAATGTTAAGTTCTTAAAACAATAGCAGAAGTATTAAGAAATCTCTTCCGTCAAGGAGCACTGGCAAAGATGAGTTGCAAGGCAATTATGTAgccaaacacaaagaaaaacaaacaccactGTTATAACACCACATAAAATATACAAAGCatagaagacaaaacaaattgttATACATATAATACTACAAATCTTAACTAAAAACATAGATCCTGCCATGCATTGCATAGGCAGGCCACAACTATAAAAATTAAACCTGAAGATCTCATTTTGGATAATAAGGGAAGAGATTGACTGGGATGCCCCTAAACTGTAAATCATGAGATTTAACAAAACACAAGGTTAtttccttttgtaaaaaaaaaatatatatattattttattgtttctggtCAGACAAAGCTCCGATTTGTTGAGACAGGCATGGTATTTCCAGGCTCCTCTCTTCCATACATGTTCTCAAATGCTCAGCAATTTCTTGGAGACACTTGGAGCTTAGGATGTGTCAGAAAGGGACAGATTGGACTGGGAATAATTTAAAATCCCACTTTccattttgtgaaaacaaatatattgcGTTCAttctcttaaataaaaaatattctcttaggttttaattttctctttgaaaCAAAACTGGGTTTTGGTTGAATATTTCTTCTCAATGTAACAACAGTGATTTATAGTTATTCCAAAAGGTTACAGGGACTCTTGCTTGTTATAGAGATTaataaaacctattttaagGTGAAATACtgagtcaacaacaaatcaaagtgcgtttgattattttattaagaaattaagCTAAGAAAATCAGCAATAACTCCCCTGGCTAGTCCAGGGAAGTGAAGGAAAAAGACATCACTTTAATATTCGGCAGTTATGTAAACTCGGGACTTCCCATCAGCTTAACAATGAAGGTACAGTTTTCTCACAGCTCAGCATCCGCATGACCTTGGATGATTCAAACCAAGTACAGAGAGGTAAACAACCTCCCAGAAACTTATCATCTTCAGTCTTcacagtaattaagccaaagttttattttgtcataacTGGCGGATCAGTCCTGGGCATTTTGAACACTCTTGGACAGTGTCAAACCTTCTTGACAACAGCTGAATCCGTTGCCTCGAAGTTCTTGAGCGTTGCACCTGTTCTTTCGAAGACCAGCTTTGTCAAACAAAGTCTGTGAAACATTAATTGAACGTGGAGTGATGGTGAGGAAACTGAAAGTTGAGCTAATTCTTTGTGGATATAAAATTACatcaaacattcaaacattcaGTACTAAAAAAAGGAACATATTGTGTTTGGCTCCAGTGTAGAAATCCTCAAATTAGTAAatctgctctttgttttatttactcatCAATTTACAGAAAGCCACATGCAATATCTACTCGCGGTTAGCAAAGATTTtagatggatggacggacagacaCTTCGTTGGCATTTCTGGATAACAATTTATTGTGCAGTCTtgataattctccacaaattGCTCAGTATGATCTCTGTGCACAATagaagggttttttttagttttatgacTTTTTGCTTATTGTATTTGGGCCTTTCTGATGAGGTGTTCAGTGTTTACACTCCATCACAGATTTTCTGAAGTGTACTGTATATTTCCAGAAATTTGAGACTTGTGATACATTCTTCTTTTTGTCACCTGATGTTCAGGGCACAGGAACAAttatttggtatttttgttattattattattattattattattattattattattatttagtcattaattttttcattttgttgaatGACATGTTCTGCTTATAAGCTTCTTCTTTAGTGTTTGAGATCAGATCCGTGATGGTTgaataattgttgattttactGTTTGTACTGTGGATTCAGGAAAAGTTCTTGGAGTTCTTTGGGTACTGTAGAGGGCTGAAGACACAGCCTTGGGGGACACCACTGACAGATATGATATTTATTAAACCCAAAGATCAGATACAGACACAGATGAAGCAATTTTACTGAATGATTTTTGACAAAGTGAAAATCTGTGGCCGGGATATGAGTTTTATTCAATGTAGTGTAGTATTGTTCATGCAGAATGCAGTTTTGGTGACATGTTTCTCATCTGACTGGAACAAATAGCATTTTTGAGTTTCTACTTGAATCTGATGGAGAATCTGTAAAGGGAGAAAAAAGATTAAGGTGATGCTAAGGATGCCTCCAAACCTCAAACACTTGGAGTCTATCACCAAAAATAAAGCCTCAAAAATACCAGTAAAGGCAATGCCAATAAAGGTTTGTACACTAATTATTGAGAAACCTAGACATATCATTTTAACACATCAttgtttcaatataaaaaacgattctttatttctttagatCCTGAAATATGCCTCCctcatttcaatttattttgttttagaacgCCTTCTAAAGGAAGAATAAAGAACCCAGTGCTTGAGAACtgcatttctgaaaaaagaataaaataataataataaaataatacacatCTCAGTGTGTAAACCAGGCTAATTGGAAATGGATTTAATATTAGGAAAGTACAAATCCAATGGATTGAGCTAAATCAAAGGCAGTTCTGGAATAAACTGCATTTGAGCCTACAGAGCATATTCCAGAAGGACAAACTTAAACAGTTACAAAATACTAGtttagataataataataatataaataaataaactgagctataaataacatttatagcTCAGTTATATTCCAGGAAAAGGCGAGACTTAAATAAGATGGTAATATGTTGTATAATTGTCAATTTCAAGTTATGCAATATTCCcctggtttatcacataaaattccagaacaataaaatagacaaaatgtcaaaaaatgtttgattagcGTCATAGCCATAAATCCCGTGGGGGCTAGAGGGGGTCCGGACTCCCCCCCAATTTTGGAAAACTCTAGAATGGtcccccaaaaaatattaattgaagaaacattttgcatttaaataatatcaatctgaaaaggcaaaagaaacaaagaacgaaataaatctgccatttatctcagaaaaaaataagaaggaaTTTTTAGGTCCCCCCTACCATTATTAGAACAACGGTTCAGTTAAACGTGtaggaggagcaacagcagcGCTGCAAACCGCACAGGCTGGtcagagcagctgaaatgagGCGCTATCTGTTAGCTGTgcctctgcagcacaaacataaaactctccagtaagtaaatacttaataaagcaaaagacatgtaacacgttttatttactttcactgctcaataggAAGTAATCCATTAACAATAAAGAGCAGACTGAAGCttgttattttcttactttggctgaatcatgatAAGCTGCTTCATTTGCAAAACTGTTACATTGCTTTAATAGACTTAAGCTTTTTTGTTAAAGGTAGCAAATATGTTATTCATATTTAACTCTTTAACTTTTAGTTAATTTGAAGAGTTTGAAACGGGAGGAGAGGTTGAGCAAGTGgacccagctgtgtgtgtggCAGCCGAGAACagataggggaaaaaaagaaagccatgCCTTTATTTCTCATTGTCTTCAATatagagcctttaaaaccatccatccattcattttctttacacccttgtcccttagtggggccgggagggttgctggtgcctatctccagctaacgttccggacGAGAGGccgggtcaccctggacaggtcgccagtctgtcgcagggtgcctttaaaaccacaaaataaaatctgaatatttttctatataaacCCTGGTGCTTTAAATGTTACGTTTAAGGTATAAAACCCCCCAGATATTAATTTCTATCTTCCTGTTGGTTCTCCGTCACCCCGGACatggcaaaactaaaaaaaaggcttaaaaataaaacaagttataATTAAATAGGCCATAACTTGTATTGGGGgtcatttcaataaatcaatgtttatgaggaattttattaagagCAGTTACttattaaagcttttttatGTGGAACCTTAAATTTTTGTGAAAGTGTACAGCAGAGATTAGATCAGTGAGACTAAACAAAACTCATAtagaagcaacatttgaattttagttttacttctctGCAGGCTGCTTactgagaataaaacatgtttgatgtgcattactagtcatttttggtcctgcagcttgaatatggtttaaaacattttaaaccacattttacgtTACATTTCAATGGAACCTCGCTATGACCCCAAAATTGGTCTTATGAAATATTCCTGTTTATGGTCCCCCCCAGTAATGAGATGGGATGTGCGACCTTGATTAGCGTAAATACTTTTATAGTACATAAGAAAAGTTGAGTTTTTGAGAATCTGTTGGAGATGACTCCTCACTCAGCCATTCATAAAGTGGTTTCTCAGAATCCTTACAGCTTTATGTTCTGAGATGGACTGTCCAGGCAGTTTATAAGTGTGGGCAGTCTGCTTTAGAACAGAATGTTTGGGCTTTTACTTAATTGTAACAAGATCAGACGCTGGCAACAACAAAAGACTTTCCTGAACAACACTGGGAGGTCCGTTTGCTGGTAAAATTGTGGTAAGGAAAGTTGTATTTAGACATTTTGAGGTAGTGATATCACCGACACAGTCATCTCGGTTACTTGTCTTATAGCTGTGTCTCTATCAAATGAGATGGTAATAGCTAGAACAAACTGTACATGTCTTTCagttgttttggggttttttttactctaatatTTGGTTGCGGTGCTTATATTCAGTAGCACTCCTGTCTTCTGTGACGCCATTGGCTGATTAGGGTGAGTAAAACCCCGACTTATTAATACTGAAAGCTAATGAAAGTCATGCATAAAATCATTTCCAGTGAAGTAATAAGAACTGTTGAATCTGTTTTTACATGTATGTATATAAGCAGGGAATGTCCGTTTCTTCAGTAAGTAATATCAATGTTCTGGTAAAGGTTATATCATCATTTGTAGAGCatacttttaaaattttgtttaaataatggTCAAAATGAATTGCTCCTTTTTGCACTCTTACATTTGCATGTTCCCCAGCGCAGAGGTGACAAAATCTTTTCAGGCTTTTAGGGAAGTGAAACATTACCACCTGCTATTTTTGAGTTACTGACTGAAGAGACTTCACACAGTCCGGTCAAGCAGCACGTCTGCATCACGCATGTTATGCTGAAGACGGCAAATTTACTCAAGAAAATGGAAGGAGGGGAACGAAAACGATTATAACACCTACAGTAGTTGGAGCGGCTACTCCTACAACTACGTCACACACATGGCAGAAACGATATGAAAATGAGTAAGGATAAGCACACAAggctctgtttctgtttccaccTTGTTGACGTGACATTTTGCCAAACAGAGGAGGGTTGCCCCGTCTGCGATGGGGAAGTCCTGTTGCCAGTCCCTTTTTTTCCCAGCCCAAAGTTCTTTGGATTGTACTTGCATTGTATTTTGGGGGAAAGCCAGTGGATGAGAtgatttctgttatttttttcaaaaggtagATGAAAATATGATTGACTTAGATAtggatattttatatttttggccAATTTATctcattaagtttttatttataataaagaatttttttgcactatcattaaaaaaaatgccattttacaatttttttttctcttttcgcCCTTTTTCTtacacttacatttttttagttgaaacaaATTTTGACATTGGTCAAAGATAACCCATGTAAgtgtaaaataaaggttttaaatacaaatttgcTTTGGAAAATGATCTCCAGACCGTCCTTACCCCATGTATAAACATAATTATCTCCTAAACCCAAATGGACTGTTCCTGTCTCAGTGGAAACATTAAGCATTTTGAATATCTGACAACAAATACTGGATATATTTGCGGAAGAATTTTGGCCCGTTGTTCCTTGTtggattgttttaattcagccatgTGTTTCAATCACGAATGGTCATACCACAGCATTTTGAGCTTGATTTAAATCTATACTTTCAATAGATAACCCTATTTTTTAGCCAAATAGGATAAGTGGGGGAGAGGTAgggagcagtgtgtgtgtgcgggggggATGGGTTGCTCAAAagtatgaaacaaaaaaaaatagggcaatatttcattgtttaatttattaagagaGCCAAAGATGTTGCTTCAGGGATGCAGGTTCCAGAAAGCTGTGATCCTACCTCAATATAACTgaatctgaaataaatatttcctactgTCTCTTCAGTACAGGGGACCATAACAGGAGCCAGGACCAGTTTTACAAGGGCACTGGCCCCAGCTGGCCCCCGTTTAGAACCGCCCTTGGCTGGACATTCTCCTGTAGGACTTATTTAGTAGAATtcatgattatttcatttatagcaAGTTGTCCCGATTCTGAAGCAGATGCCATGATTGTCAATAgatgttcttttaaaaagaattttaaaaaagctgtgCTAGCGCTGTGCCAAGTGTAGTCGGATCCACACCTTCCAAAAGATCCAGCTGGAGTCATTTTGGTTGGCCAGCCATTCTGGGAACGTTTCCCCACGTTTCCATTTTTCCCCAATTTGTTGATA is part of the Poecilia reticulata strain Guanapo linkage group LG9, Guppy_female_1.0+MT, whole genome shotgun sequence genome and encodes:
- the LOC103470010 gene encoding transcription factor BTF3-like, encoding MFSMFVLRFNLRHFLGSLLSASIAYCVSRVFTHFQMKESIMNQEKLAKLQEQVRIGGKGSARRKKKVVHRTATADDKKLQFSLKKLGVNNISGIEEVNMFTNQGTVIHFNNPKVQASLAANTFTITGHAENKQLTEMLPGILNQMGADSLTSLRRLAETLPKPAGDNKAPIVVAEEEDDEVPDLVENFDEASKNEAN